Proteins from a genomic interval of Rubinisphaera italica:
- a CDS encoding preprotein translocase subunit SecA has translation MRHGRLRKQASMILALAGRYARSSEAELLERARQLQWAAKSGKALKRLLPEAYAIGIVASERHLGLRHYPVQILAAIELFAGRVVEMQTGEGKTLTAVLPVFLRSLPGKGVHVITANEYLAQRDAKQMRPVFAALGMSCGCLHSKLPHGERQQQYRCDITYGTASEFGFDFLRDRLQGRTSELVANDNQQFLQRTHEFALIDEADSILIDEARTPLIIGVDQGSLAERNHLFGWARNQVSKLTAETDYLIDAKTRSVSLTRQGGRAVIASIKPIKIASFSTEKLFDAVEKAITAELIFQLGRDYVIDDGEIVIIDEGTGRKLEGRKWQAGLHQAIEAKENLEVTSETGSAARITIQSYFRRYNHLAGMTGTATPVRLDLRRVYKLHVSEIPTHRVCRRIGSRPRIFPTQQLKNAAILQSIREYLKLGRAILVGTPSVYASATLAEELTKAGIPHRVLNAILHDQEAEIVQQAGQRDRVTIATNMAGRGSDIPLDTYVKEHGGLHVIATEMHLSRRIDRQLIGRCARQGDPGSYQFFLSLEDELFRILPFDQYQRMLAQISGKSSSELPLKWLRVFQRLQRRQERLDSRAIRRLLRVEKDRTKHMENASLDPFLHATDR, from the coding sequence ATGAGGCACGGACGACTCAGAAAACAAGCCTCGATGATCCTTGCATTGGCGGGTCGTTATGCCAGGTCCAGTGAGGCGGAATTACTGGAACGTGCCCGTCAACTGCAGTGGGCCGCGAAGTCAGGAAAGGCACTCAAACGGCTACTTCCAGAAGCCTACGCAATCGGAATTGTCGCCTCGGAACGTCATCTTGGACTACGACACTATCCCGTCCAAATACTGGCAGCAATCGAATTGTTCGCAGGCCGGGTTGTGGAGATGCAAACTGGAGAAGGAAAAACACTGACAGCAGTGCTGCCAGTTTTTCTGCGCTCTCTTCCTGGCAAAGGTGTGCACGTTATTACCGCTAATGAATATCTCGCACAACGTGATGCCAAACAGATGAGACCTGTCTTTGCAGCACTGGGAATGTCCTGCGGTTGCCTCCACTCAAAGTTGCCTCACGGAGAAAGGCAGCAGCAATATCGCTGTGATATTACCTACGGAACAGCCAGCGAGTTCGGATTTGATTTTCTACGAGATCGGTTGCAAGGCCGCACATCTGAGTTGGTTGCAAACGATAATCAACAATTTTTGCAGCGAACTCATGAATTCGCGCTCATCGATGAAGCAGACAGCATACTAATCGATGAAGCACGCACACCGCTGATCATTGGTGTTGACCAGGGAAGTCTTGCCGAGCGTAATCATCTTTTTGGATGGGCACGAAATCAAGTTTCGAAACTCACTGCTGAAACGGACTATCTCATAGACGCCAAGACCCGTTCCGTCAGTCTGACCAGACAAGGCGGTCGAGCGGTAATTGCCTCCATCAAGCCAATTAAAATCGCTTCCTTTTCGACGGAAAAACTGTTTGATGCCGTCGAAAAAGCAATCACTGCTGAATTGATTTTTCAACTTGGCCGGGACTACGTGATCGACGACGGAGAGATTGTAATCATCGACGAAGGAACCGGGCGTAAGTTAGAGGGAAGGAAGTGGCAAGCCGGTCTGCACCAGGCGATTGAAGCGAAAGAGAATCTGGAAGTTACCTCAGAAACAGGCTCCGCTGCTCGAATTACGATTCAGTCGTACTTTCGACGCTACAATCATCTCGCGGGCATGACCGGAACGGCGACACCAGTTCGGCTGGATCTTCGCCGTGTTTATAAACTGCACGTCTCCGAAATACCAACTCATCGTGTGTGCCGACGTATCGGATCTCGGCCGCGTATTTTTCCAACTCAACAGCTAAAAAATGCGGCCATACTTCAGTCGATCCGCGAGTACTTGAAACTGGGACGAGCAATCCTCGTGGGCACTCCATCAGTCTACGCCTCCGCTACGCTGGCTGAAGAATTGACAAAAGCTGGCATCCCTCATCGTGTTCTCAATGCGATTTTGCACGATCAGGAAGCAGAAATTGTGCAGCAGGCTGGCCAGCGCGATCGCGTAACTATCGCAACCAACATGGCTGGCCGAGGTTCGGATATCCCACTCGATACATACGTTAAAGAGCACGGAGGATTGCATGTGATTGCCACCGAAATGCACCTCTCTCGACGAATTGATCGACAGCTGATTGGGCGCTGTGCTCGCCAGGGGGATCCAGGAAGTTACCAGTTCTTCCTCAGCCTGGAAGATGAACTCTTCCGCATCTTACCATTTGATCAATACCAGCGCATGCTGGCACAGATTAGTGGAAAGAGCTCTTCGGAGTTGCCCCTCAAGTGGCTTCGCGTCTTTCAACGACTTCAGCGTCGACAGGAGCGACTCGACTCACGGGCTATTCGACGATTGCTACGCGTGGAAAAGGATCGAACAAAGCACATGGAGAACGCCAGCCTTGATCCATTCCTTCACGCCACCGATCGATAA
- a CDS encoding transposase: MILVDRHGTPLAIDTESASRNESILIEPLFVKMTCKNHKPERIIYDKAGDVDRIRDKFQEAVIDYICPHRRGRTRAIKQDGRRLRRYKRRWIVERTIAWLHNYRRIVTRWERHDILYEGFVALGCALTLLKRF; the protein is encoded by the coding sequence ATGATTCTGGTGGATCGCCACGGTACTCCGCTGGCGATCGACACCGAATCGGCATCGCGAAACGAATCGATCTTGATTGAGCCGCTGTTTGTAAAAATGACCTGTAAAAACCACAAGCCCGAACGGATCATTTACGACAAAGCCGGAGATGTTGATCGCATTCGAGACAAATTTCAGGAAGCCGTAATTGATTACATTTGCCCACATCGTCGAGGCAGGACTCGAGCTATTAAGCAGGATGGTCGCAGACTGCGTCGGTACAAACGGCGGTGGATCGTCGAACGCACGATCGCCTGGCTGCACAACTACAGACGAATTGTCACACGCTGGGAACGCCATGACATTTTGTACGAAGGCTTCGTCGCACTCGGTTGTGCGCTTACACTATTAAAACGGTTTTGA
- a CDS encoding transposase — MLMTLVWWPKRHRSSTSSVSKTDRTVVLTDRQWNLIADLFPWIPPAKQGGRPKVHPRDCLEGVLWILVTGARWKDLPKAYPSKATCHRRHAAWSGDGTLMKVWERLLVTMEENGQIDLSETFGDGTFASAKKGVKRLVPPVVGKAQRL; from the coding sequence ATGCTCATGACACTGGTTTGGTGGCCGAAACGACATCGGTCGTCCACAAGCTCAGTGTCCAAGACGGATCGAACGGTTGTGTTAACCGACAGGCAATGGAATTTGATTGCGGATTTGTTTCCTTGGATCCCCCCTGCCAAACAGGGCGGCCGTCCCAAGGTCCACCCTCGCGACTGTTTGGAGGGTGTGTTGTGGATTCTCGTCACCGGAGCCCGTTGGAAAGATTTACCAAAGGCCTACCCATCGAAAGCGACTTGCCACCGCAGGCACGCCGCGTGGTCCGGAGATGGAACGTTGATGAAGGTTTGGGAACGGTTATTGGTCACCATGGAAGAAAATGGCCAAATTGATTTGAGTGAAACCTTCGGCGATGGCACGTTTGCCTCGGCAAAAAAAGGGGTAAAAAGATTGGTCCCACCCGTCGTGGGAAAGGCACAAAGATTATGA
- a CDS encoding sulfatase-like hydrolase/transferase codes for MIIGENSLREKRALTPGKKVERTPTGHLPRDKPNIVLIFADDLGIEAFNACGGRGVRTPHLDKLATTNVTFENATRKDLLWALSHPTSIIGSDAFPAISKQDGSFARDWDTPFDSGRDSLVFLNGKQSFKSAF; via the coding sequence ATGATAATTGGGGAAAACTCACTCAGAGAAAAAAGAGCCCTGACGCCAGGGAAGAAAGTAGAACGAACTCCTACCGGGCATCTGCCACGCGACAAACCCAACATCGTATTGATCTTCGCCGACGATCTGGGAATAGAAGCATTCAACGCCTGTGGAGGTCGCGGTGTCCGGACGCCACATCTCGACAAGCTGGCAACCACCAACGTCACTTTTGAAAATGCCACCAGGAAAGATCTCTTATGGGCACTCTCGCATCCGACTTCGATCATCGGCAGCGATGCGTTTCCGGCTATTTCCAAACAGGACGGATCTTTCGCCCGGGATTGGGATACACCTTTCGATTCGGGCAGAGACTCGCTAGTATTTCTCAATGGCAAACAAAGCTTTAAATCGGCGTTCTAG
- a CDS encoding zinc ribbon domain-containing protein, with protein sequence MRCDWPKRKRAPASYCTLPATYTQKGKKRYRYYVCHTAQKRSWQNCSSKSIPAAEIETYVVDQIREIGQSPS encoded by the coding sequence ATGCGATGTGACTGGCCGAAACGCAAACGGGCACCAGCAAGTTATTGCACTCTCCCCGCCACCTACACCCAGAAGGGCAAGAAACGCTATCGCTACTATGTCTGCCACACCGCCCAGAAACGCAGCTGGCAGAACTGTTCTTCGAAATCGATCCCCGCAGCTGAGATAGAAACCTATGTGGTCGACCAGATCCGGGAGATTGGCCAGTCCCCAAGTTGA
- a CDS encoding transposase family protein: MLLPDGIPSHDTFSRVFSRLDPVAFSECLIKWVDSLQGDLHLYLGQLLVEEGTNEKTVMPKLIELLELSGAVVTVDAAHTNKSIARQLRGKNTDYVMTVRFSLHT; the protein is encoded by the coding sequence GTGCTGTTGCCAGATGGAATTCCCTCGCACGATACGTTCAGTCGAGTCTTCTCACGACTCGATCCGGTCGCATTCTCGGAATGCTTGATCAAGTGGGTGGATTCCCTGCAAGGTGATCTTCATTTGTACCTAGGACAGTTACTGGTCGAGGAAGGCACTAACGAGAAGACAGTGATGCCGAAATTGATTGAACTGCTGGAACTCTCGGGAGCCGTTGTGACTGTCGATGCGGCTCATACAAACAAGTCGATTGCCCGACAGTTGCGTGGCAAGAACACGGACTACGTGATGACCGTCCGGTTTTCTTTGCATACCTGA
- a CDS encoding transposase family protein, which translates to MSDPREDYKVTHSLSDMIFLALCGAVANCDHWTEIEIYARNHLKFLKKFVSLSGILCLCCCQMEFPRTIRSVESSHDSIRSHSRNA; encoded by the coding sequence CTGTCTGATCCACGAGAGGACTACAAAGTTACCCATTCGCTCAGCGATATGATTTTCCTGGCTCTGTGCGGAGCGGTTGCTAATTGCGATCACTGGACTGAAATCGAAATTTATGCTCGCAATCATCTCAAGTTCCTCAAGAAATTTGTTTCGCTCAGCGGTATTCTCTGCCTGTGCTGTTGCCAGATGGAATTCCCTCGCACGATACGTTCAGTCGAGTCTTCTCACGACTCGATCCGGTCGCATTCTCGGAATGCTTGA
- a CDS encoding ISAs1 family transposase — MFSNPLSFLLFFEDLADPREDYKVTHSLSDMIFLALCGAVANCDHWTEIEIYARNHLKFLKKYVSLKNGVPSHDTFSRVFSRLDPVAFSECLIKWVDSLQSDLASQGVHLDGKVLRRSFDKAAGKGALNVVTAWAGDLHLCLGQLPVEEGTNEKTAMPKLIELLELSGAVVTVDAAHTNKSVARQLRGKNADYVMTVKGNQPKLYEIINQKFEELSENDFQHPKVRRHTTRESNGGRDEYRRYTVFPAPAEVKQLGWVDVKSIGMVYRERTVNGKTSQELIYFISSLPPKVRTLAKHVRDHWKIENQMHWSLDVTFAEDTSRIRKGEGAANAAIFRRLALTILKRYTDEKMSIRSKRLTASWNSENLLRYLTGNQA, encoded by the coding sequence ATGTTTTCCAATCCGTTGTCATTTTTACTTTTCTTTGAAGACCTGGCTGATCCACGAGAGGACTACAAAGTTACCCATTCGCTCAGCGATATGATTTTCCTGGCTCTCTGCGGGGCGGTTGCCAATTGCGATCATTGGACGGAGATTGAAATCTATGCACGCAATCATCTCAAATTCCTCAAGAAATATGTTTCGCTCAAAAACGGAGTTCCCTCACATGATACGTTCAGTCGAGTCTTTTCACGACTCGATCCGGTCGCATTCTCGGAATGCTTGATCAAGTGGGTGGATTCCCTGCAAAGTGATCTCGCCAGCCAGGGCGTGCATCTGGATGGTAAAGTTCTCAGGCGGAGTTTCGACAAAGCTGCTGGCAAGGGAGCTTTAAATGTTGTGACGGCCTGGGCGGGTGATTTGCATTTGTGCCTGGGACAGTTACCGGTCGAGGAAGGCACGAACGAGAAGACTGCGATGCCGAAGTTGATTGAACTACTGGAGCTATCGGGAGCCGTTGTGACTGTCGATGCGGCTCATACAAACAAGTCGGTAGCCCGGCAGTTGCGTGGCAAAAACGCGGACTACGTGATGACCGTCAAGGGGAATCAACCGAAGTTGTATGAGATCATCAATCAGAAGTTTGAGGAGCTTTCTGAGAACGACTTTCAGCATCCCAAAGTTCGGCGTCATACGACACGGGAATCAAACGGAGGTCGGGACGAATATCGACGCTATACTGTCTTTCCTGCCCCTGCCGAAGTGAAACAACTCGGGTGGGTCGATGTGAAATCAATTGGGATGGTGTACCGCGAACGAACGGTCAACGGGAAGACGTCGCAGGAGTTGATCTACTTCATCTCCAGCCTGCCGCCCAAAGTGCGAACCCTGGCTAAGCACGTTCGGGACCACTGGAAGATTGAGAACCAGATGCATTGGTCATTGGACGTCACTTTTGCAGAAGATACAAGCCGAATCCGTAAAGGCGAGGGTGCTGCGAACGCAGCGATCTTCCGCCGATTAGCACTGACAATTTTGAAGAGATACACCGACGAAAAAATGAGCATCCGCTCGAAACGACTCACCGCGAGCTGGAATTCAGAGAATTTATTGCGATATTTAACAGGAAATCAGGCATAA
- a CDS encoding S1C family serine protease, with protein MRVLGACLVSAIVGGIVAGTVVRISEPTTLVAQQASPPRGPGFPLVPIFPPKKDGSKETPPPAKAPAPAPGKPQPFQWTNPNPNQPLPQNTFTLHDEWDDTEELTVEEQVSVRVYEDTNRSVVNITTRTLRTDNFFLQAVPEEGTGSGMVIDKSGHILTNFHVIEDVREVAVTLFNGESYDATYVGSDPVNDLAVIRIEAPPEELNPVRMGNSSKLKVGMNVYAIGNPFGLERTLTTGIISSLNRSLKINGDRTIKSIIQIDAAVNPGNSGGPLLDSHGRMIGINTAIYSKTGQSSGVGFAIPVNLAKRVIPQLIRHGHVIRPEIGISRVYETEEGLLVAKLIPGGPAELAGIRGPQTKRERRGPFVVERIDRTAADTIIKVDNEKVATVDDFLGNIESRNPGDTVTLTILREGQEITVPLRLGGEVPPVR; from the coding sequence ATGAGAGTTTTGGGTGCCTGTTTAGTCTCAGCCATTGTCGGAGGCATTGTCGCGGGAACGGTTGTCCGCATCAGCGAACCGACGACACTCGTTGCCCAGCAGGCCTCACCGCCACGCGGCCCCGGCTTTCCGCTCGTTCCCATCTTCCCGCCCAAAAAAGATGGCTCCAAAGAAACGCCACCACCAGCTAAAGCTCCGGCTCCTGCACCGGGAAAACCACAACCGTTTCAGTGGACGAATCCAAATCCTAATCAGCCACTTCCTCAAAATACATTCACTCTGCACGATGAATGGGACGATACCGAAGAATTAACCGTCGAAGAGCAGGTCAGTGTTCGCGTTTATGAGGACACCAATCGCAGCGTCGTCAACATCACGACCCGCACCCTACGAACCGATAACTTTTTTCTGCAAGCCGTGCCCGAAGAAGGGACCGGCTCCGGCATGGTCATCGACAAATCGGGACACATCCTCACCAACTTCCATGTCATTGAAGATGTCCGCGAAGTGGCTGTCACATTATTCAATGGCGAATCGTATGATGCCACTTACGTCGGTTCCGATCCCGTCAACGATCTCGCAGTGATCCGCATTGAAGCTCCGCCCGAAGAACTGAATCCCGTGCGGATGGGCAATTCCTCGAAACTGAAAGTCGGTATGAACGTCTACGCCATCGGCAATCCCTTCGGCCTCGAACGCACACTCACAACCGGCATCATTTCCTCGCTCAATCGCTCGCTGAAAATTAATGGGGACCGCACCATCAAGTCGATCATTCAAATTGATGCAGCCGTCAATCCGGGCAACTCGGGTGGACCTCTGCTCGACTCCCACGGCCGCATGATCGGCATCAACACCGCGATTTATTCCAAGACCGGCCAAAGCTCCGGCGTCGGTTTTGCAATTCCTGTCAATCTCGCCAAACGGGTCATTCCCCAACTGATCCGCCACGGCCACGTCATCCGTCCGGAAATCGGCATCTCCCGTGTGTATGAAACGGAAGAAGGATTGCTCGTTGCCAAACTGATCCCCGGCGGCCCGGCTGAACTGGCCGGCATCCGCGGTCCCCAAACAAAACGCGAACGCCGCGGCCCCTTCGTCGTCGAACGCATCGACCGTACCGCAGCCGACACAATTATCAAAGTCGACAACGAAAAAGTCGCCACCGTCGACGACTTCCTCGGCAACATCGAATCCCGCAACCCAGGTGATACGGTAACATTGACGATTCTGAGAGAGGGTCAGGAAATCACTGTGCCATTGCGATTGGGTGGAGAAGTGCCGCCAGTGCGATGA
- a CDS encoding AAA family ATPase, translating into MAEKRDFDDFLEKFHKHRQLMMEELHKVIIGQDDVIEQIMAAIFTGGHCLLVGVPGLAKTLVVSTIAKILDVEFKRVQFTPDLMPSDITGTNVLEESEAGRREFRFVQGPVFTNILLADEINRTPPKTQAALLQAMQEHEVTNGQMTYDLPDPFFVIATQNPIEQEGTYPLPEAQLDRFMFNVKVDYPSQDEEERILEATTGGERAEVRKILSAKSILYLQKQINAIEASPLMISYVTRIVRATRPGDGSAPAFVKDLIDWGAGPRAGQYLIMGAKAMAAMDGRPAISPADIRKVAIPVLRHRISANFQAQAEGYSTDDLVTRLVKEIPEPNVPKYE; encoded by the coding sequence ATGGCCGAAAAACGAGACTTCGACGACTTTCTGGAAAAGTTTCACAAACATCGTCAATTGATGATGGAGGAACTTCATAAGGTGATCATCGGGCAGGACGATGTGATCGAGCAGATCATGGCTGCTATTTTTACAGGCGGACATTGCCTGCTGGTTGGGGTGCCGGGGCTGGCGAAAACGCTGGTCGTCAGTACGATCGCCAAGATTCTGGATGTCGAATTCAAACGCGTGCAGTTCACGCCAGATTTGATGCCATCAGATATTACAGGCACAAATGTTCTGGAGGAGTCGGAAGCGGGGCGTCGTGAGTTTCGCTTTGTGCAGGGACCAGTTTTCACGAATATTCTGCTGGCAGATGAAATCAACCGAACACCGCCGAAAACTCAGGCGGCTTTGCTGCAGGCGATGCAGGAACATGAAGTGACAAACGGGCAGATGACTTATGACCTGCCTGATCCCTTTTTCGTGATTGCGACACAAAACCCGATTGAGCAGGAAGGTACTTATCCGCTGCCGGAAGCGCAGCTGGACCGGTTTATGTTCAATGTGAAGGTCGATTACCCGTCTCAGGATGAAGAAGAGCGGATTCTGGAAGCGACAACTGGTGGCGAACGGGCGGAAGTTCGCAAGATTTTGTCTGCCAAGTCGATTTTGTATCTTCAGAAGCAGATCAATGCGATTGAGGCTAGTCCACTGATGATCAGTTATGTGACACGCATCGTACGTGCGACGCGGCCCGGGGATGGTTCAGCCCCTGCATTTGTGAAAGATCTGATTGACTGGGGAGCCGGGCCACGTGCGGGGCAGTATTTGATTATGGGAGCCAAGGCAATGGCGGCGATGGATGGTCGACCAGCCATCAGCCCGGCTGATATTCGCAAAGTTGCTATTCCTGTACTGCGACATCGAATCTCAGCGAATTTCCAGGCGCAGGCCGAGGGGTATTCGACGGATGACCTTGTGACTCGACTGGTGAAGGAAATTCCCGAGCCGAATGTGCCAAAATACGAGTAA